TTGCTTCAATGGAGTTAACGCCCTCTCAGGTTTCTTCCATTCTTTCTCTGTTTTTGTTCAAGCATGAGACTGGAGAAGTCATACTATATCTATTTACTTACTCCTGTGCCGCCTCATATGTCCTCTTTAACCTTGCTAATTTGCAGTATTAACTTTCTATCTTGCAGGGGTTGGAATATTATCGATTCCTTATGCATTGTCTCAAGGAGGATGGTTGAGCGTGCTTATGTTCACAACCATAGCAATAATCTGCTTCTACACTGGGATTCTCCTGCAGAGATGCATAGATTCAAGCTCACTTGTTAAGACCTATCCTGATATAGGTGAACTGGCTTTTGGCCGGAAAGGAAGAATCATAGTAGCAATATTCATGTACCTGGAGCTGTACCTTGTGGCAATCGATTTCATGATATTGGAAGGTGATAACTTGGAGAAATTATTTCCAAGCGTCGACTTCCATGTTGCTGGGCTCAAGATTGGAGGCAAGCAAGGGTTTGTTCTGATTTTCAGCCTGTTGGTTCTGCCAACGACATGGTTTCGGAGCTTAAGTGCGCTTGCGTACGTCTCTGTTGGAGGAATCGTGGCCTCCGTCATTCTCATCGCGTCTGTTATCTGGGTAGGAGCATTTGATGGTGTTGGTTTCCACGAGAGAGGCGTGCTTGTCCACTGGGCTGGTATTCCAACTGCCATGAGCCTATACTCATTCTGTTTCAGCGGCCATGCAGTTTTCCCCATGATATACACTGGAATGAGCAACAGAAAGATGTTCCCAACAGTAAGTAAAGCAGAAACCCTTTCACCGATCTTTTGTGTTCTTTGACCAATAAGCAAATATAACTTTTGTGTGGCAGGTTAGTACTTGTTTGTTGGAAACCACGACCAATCCTAGCCTCCCCCAACTATTATGGTTAAATCTTGCTTTACATGCTCCAAGTCAATGCAAAATAGTATAACCTTTTTGACTGATAGGATAAAATACATGTTGTAGCAGCACTCCGATTCTGGAAACTGGAATCCTGTCAAAACTTTCCCATTACATAAAGCTGCAGTACCAAGGAATCACGTTTGTGCTTAACCCCTCTTCTCCCTTTTCCCAATTTCAGGTGCTGCTCCTCTGCTTCATCATCTGCACTCTCAGCTATGGGCTGATGGGCG
The sequence above is drawn from the Triticum aestivum cultivar Chinese Spring chromosome 7A, IWGSC CS RefSeq v2.1, whole genome shotgun sequence genome and encodes:
- the LOC123149394 gene encoding amino acid transporter AVT1I, which produces MDTSTPRKSGTSFLKTCFNGVNALSGVGILSIPYALSQGGWLSVLMFTTIAIICFYTGILLQRCIDSSSLVKTYPDIGELAFGRKGRIIVAIFMYLELYLVAIDFMILEGDNLEKLFPSVDFHVAGLKIGGKQGFVLIFSLLVLPTTWFRSLSALAYVSVGGIVASVILIASVIWVGAFDGVGFHERGVLVHWAGIPTAMSLYSFCFSGHAVFPMIYTGMSNRKMFPTVLLLCFIICTLSYGLMGVVGYLMYGESLKSQVTLNLPSRNLSSSIAIYTTLINPFTKFALLVTPIAEAIEDTLHVGKNKAVSVSIRTSLVVSTTIMALVVPYFAYAVALTGSFLSGTATMLLPCACYLKIRSRTCRKVGFEQVVCVGIIVVGVGLVVVGTSSSLKQIIQSL